One genomic window of Acidobacteriota bacterium includes the following:
- a CDS encoding PAS domain-containing protein: MQQPAEFSDFAGILGAVPMPVVVYDRELRFAYSNAAFLKSVHRAWEELAGRFVGDVFPESEERMSMMRARMMAALDGQSGGYAELPYHLPGPDGAPQERYWRSTMQPLFAPDGSVTHIVQSGEDVTEQTLLRQQRDVIASELEHRVRNTLAMAGSLAMIIGQNTPSVEAFVESFTDRLDAMGRNLAMIADHDWQGLPLRAVIEAELAQAVAPGDPRVQVTGPDLMLTMRSGRWGAMLAHELVKNAVRHGCFSVPGGSLRVSWTLEGETLTADWVETGRKHTGEPQRRGFGSQMLDLMPEVSVDRVFHEGGMSVRIRARSSTFRLIEPDQRPPETLK, encoded by the coding sequence TTGCAACAGCCTGCCGAGTTCAGCGATTTCGCCGGCATTCTTGGCGCCGTGCCGATGCCGGTTGTCGTGTATGACCGCGAGCTGCGATTTGCGTATTCGAACGCGGCGTTCCTGAAGAGCGTGCATCGAGCCTGGGAGGAGCTTGCCGGCCGGTTTGTGGGCGACGTGTTTCCCGAGTCGGAAGAGCGGATGTCGATGATGCGGGCGCGCATGATGGCCGCGCTGGACGGCCAGAGCGGGGGCTATGCCGAGTTGCCCTACCACTTGCCGGGCCCTGACGGGGCGCCGCAGGAGCGCTATTGGCGCTCCACCATGCAGCCGCTGTTCGCGCCGGACGGAAGTGTCACGCATATCGTGCAGTCGGGCGAGGACGTGACGGAGCAGACGCTGCTTCGCCAACAGCGCGACGTGATCGCCTCGGAGCTCGAACACCGCGTGCGCAACACACTGGCGATGGCCGGTTCGCTGGCGATGATCATCGGGCAGAATACGCCAAGCGTCGAGGCGTTCGTCGAATCCTTCACAGACCGGCTGGACGCGATGGGCCGCAACCTTGCGATGATCGCCGACCATGACTGGCAGGGCCTGCCCCTGCGCGCCGTGATCGAAGCGGAGCTGGCGCAGGCGGTGGCGCCCGGCGATCCGCGGGTGCAGGTCACTGGGCCAGACCTGATGCTGACCATGCGATCCGGCCGCTGGGGCGCCATGCTGGCGCACGAGCTGGTCAAGAACGCTGTACGCCATGGCTGTTTCTCCGTGCCCGGAGGGTCCTTGCGCGTCAGCTGGACGCTGGAGGGCGAGACCCTGACGGCGGACTGGGTCGAAACCGGCCGCAAGCACACCGGCGAGCCGCAGCGCCGGGGTTTCGGCTCGCAGATGCTCGACCTCATGCCGGAAGTGTCGGTCGACCGGGTATTCCACGAGGGCGGCATGTCGGTGCGTATCAGGGCGCGGTCATCGACCTTCCGGCTGATCGAGCCGGATCAGCGCCCGCCGGAGACCTTGAAGTAA
- a CDS encoding calcium/sodium antiporter, with amino-acid sequence MTLLILVAGLVLLVAGGELLVRGAVQLAQKFRISPLLIGLTLVGFGTSTPELVTSLQAAFSGSPGIAVGNVVGSNIANILLILGVAALIYPIAIARETFKRDGIVLAIATAMCLGAVLFGQLSVWLGGVFVASLASYIWFAFRQERRANAASDAAAGLQAEAPKPSAGLIALDVAFVIGGLGLTILGARFLVSSAIDIARMFHVSETIIGLTIVAVGTSLPELVTSVMAALRKHGDIAFGNIVGSNIYNIFGILGVTAMVKPIAVPPQIAAFDIWVMIAATALLFAAALSRWKVTRLEGGVMLAAYTAYCTWLGLNAAV; translated from the coding sequence ATGACTCTCCTTATCCTGGTCGCCGGCCTTGTGCTCCTCGTCGCCGGCGGTGAACTTCTCGTGCGCGGCGCCGTCCAGCTGGCGCAGAAGTTCCGCATCTCGCCCCTGCTGATCGGCCTGACCCTGGTCGGTTTCGGCACGTCGACGCCCGAACTCGTCACCAGCCTGCAGGCCGCCTTCTCAGGCTCGCCCGGCATTGCCGTCGGCAACGTGGTCGGCTCCAACATCGCCAATATCCTGCTGATCCTCGGCGTCGCTGCCCTGATCTACCCGATTGCGATTGCGCGTGAGACCTTCAAGCGCGATGGCATCGTGCTGGCGATCGCCACCGCAATGTGCCTTGGCGCTGTCCTGTTCGGCCAGCTTTCGGTCTGGCTGGGCGGCGTTTTCGTGGCCTCGCTCGCGAGCTACATCTGGTTCGCCTTCCGGCAGGAGCGCCGCGCCAATGCCGCCTCCGACGCCGCCGCCGGCTTGCAGGCCGAAGCCCCGAAGCCGTCCGCCGGACTGATCGCGCTGGACGTCGCTTTCGTCATCGGCGGCCTCGGGCTCACGATCCTCGGCGCCCGCTTCCTGGTCTCCAGCGCCATCGACATCGCGCGCATGTTCCATGTCTCGGAAACGATCATCGGCCTCACCATCGTGGCGGTCGGCACGTCGCTGCCTGAACTCGTCACCTCGGTGATGGCCGCCTTGCGCAAGCATGGCGACATCGCCTTCGGCAACATCGTCGGCTCCAACATCTACAACATCTTCGGCATCCTCGGCGTCACTGCCATGGTCAAGCCGATCGCGGTGCCGCCGCAGATCGCTGCGTTCGACATTTGGGTGATGATTGCCGCCACCGCGCTGCTCTTTGCCGCCGCCCTGTCGCGCTGGAAAGTCACGCGGCTGGAGGGCGGCGTGATGCTGGCAGCCTATACGGCCTACTGCACCTGGCTGGGGCTCAACGCCGCCGTCTGA
- a CDS encoding FAD-dependent oxidoreductase — protein sequence MAITRRTALGAMAAAPLLAGCAHLPSTRGWDAIVVGAGVFGAWTATALQAAGQKVLLVDAWGPAHARASSGGESRLTRAGYGSDAIYSRMSRESLEDWKRLSQDADLPLFHPTGVLNLFRDDNPYTSHATGGEAVLKDLGIPLERLTPAQVAARFPQVNAGDVSFGQFEPDFGVLMARRSVMTLVQAFLAQGGAYAQTAILPPQPGEALRTPQGDTLEGTAYVFACGPWLAKLFPGLLAEKLFATRQEIFFFGPPEGATRFGPATMPGWTDFTQEAVHYGFPDLEGRGFKIANDDHGPLVDFDANDRLVTPEGLAGVRAFMAHRFPALASAPLSESRVCQYENSATGDFLIDRHPAWKNAVLVGMGSGHGFKHGPAVGRRAAALVTGNGAPESRFTLASKADRQQRSVH from the coding sequence ATGGCCATTACGCGGCGGACGGCGCTGGGCGCCATGGCGGCGGCGCCGTTGCTGGCCGGGTGTGCGCACTTGCCATCGACCCGGGGCTGGGACGCAATCGTCGTGGGAGCCGGCGTGTTCGGAGCCTGGACGGCCACCGCCCTTCAGGCGGCCGGGCAGAAAGTCTTGCTGGTGGATGCGTGGGGGCCGGCCCATGCACGGGCGAGTTCAGGCGGCGAATCCCGGTTGACGCGGGCCGGATATGGCAGCGATGCGATCTATAGCCGGATGTCGCGGGAATCGCTGGAGGACTGGAAGCGGTTGTCGCAGGACGCCGACCTGCCGCTGTTTCATCCGACCGGCGTGCTGAACCTGTTCCGTGACGACAATCCGTACACAAGCCACGCGACCGGGGGTGAGGCGGTGCTGAAGGATCTCGGCATTCCGCTCGAGCGGCTGACGCCCGCGCAGGTCGCCGCGCGGTTCCCGCAGGTGAATGCCGGCGATGTGTCGTTCGGCCAGTTCGAGCCGGACTTTGGCGTCCTGATGGCACGGCGCAGCGTCATGACACTCGTGCAGGCGTTCCTCGCGCAAGGCGGCGCCTATGCGCAGACGGCTATCCTGCCGCCTCAACCGGGGGAAGCGCTGCGCACGCCGCAAGGCGATACGCTGGAAGGGACGGCTTACGTGTTTGCATGCGGGCCGTGGCTCGCGAAGCTGTTTCCGGGCTTGCTGGCCGAGAAGCTGTTTGCGACGCGGCAGGAGATCTTCTTCTTTGGTCCGCCTGAAGGCGCCACGCGGTTCGGCCCTGCCACGATGCCGGGCTGGACGGACTTCACGCAGGAGGCCGTGCATTACGGCTTCCCGGACCTGGAAGGGCGGGGCTTCAAGATCGCCAATGACGACCACGGTCCGCTCGTTGATTTCGACGCGAATGACCGCCTGGTTACACCTGAAGGCCTCGCCGGCGTGCGGGCGTTCATGGCCCACCGGTTCCCGGCGCTGGCATCGGCGCCTTTGTCGGAATCGCGGGTCTGCCAGTACGAGAACAGTGCCACCGGCGACTTCCTGATCGACCGGCATCCGGCGTGGAAAAACGCCGTCCTGGTCGGCATGGGATCGGGCCACGGGTTCAAACATGGCCCGGCCGTCGGGCGGCGGGCGGCGGCGCTGGTGACCGGAAACGGCGCGCCGGAGTCCCGCTTCACACTCGCCTCGAAGGCAGACCGCCAGCAGCGCTCCGTCCACTGA
- a CDS encoding DMT family transporter: MTACLRPRKTALDADDFPGNGCARMRLPHPILLVCFGVIFGCSVDAVMKHVMLGGTSVLTATTWRYMLGSVIMLAMFAASRRKLPGLPAIRFHALRSLAQVISAFTFFYALTQIALAEAVVMGFTAALMIAPIARVILGEKMSPVTIGASLVGFAGAALAATAHTEGGPPDGNRLYGTGAILLSAVLYALNIVLLRLRTKEEDSLTLVTFMNVFPALFLLPFMLLFSKWTPEAHSWGAMTGVAFLGIGIWWLMTLAYAKAKAQTLAPFEYTGLIWSALLGYAFFQEVPGWRVYAGAAIIIGACLVVAFDTHFAARREAKMPASDILT; the protein is encoded by the coding sequence ATGACAGCCTGTCTCCGGCCCCGCAAGACCGCGCTTGACGCTGACGATTTCCCCGGCAATGGCTGCGCTCGCATGCGCCTGCCCCATCCCATCCTGCTTGTCTGTTTCGGCGTCATCTTCGGATGCAGCGTCGACGCCGTGATGAAACACGTCATGCTCGGCGGCACGAGCGTGCTGACGGCGACCACCTGGCGCTACATGCTCGGCTCCGTGATCATGCTCGCGATGTTCGCCGCCAGCCGCCGCAAGCTGCCGGGACTGCCCGCCATCCGGTTCCACGCCCTGCGCTCGCTGGCGCAGGTCATCTCTGCCTTCACCTTCTTCTATGCCCTGACCCAGATTGCGCTGGCCGAGGCCGTGGTGATGGGCTTCACCGCCGCCCTGATGATCGCCCCGATCGCCCGCGTGATCCTTGGCGAGAAGATGAGCCCGGTCACCATCGGCGCTTCCCTCGTCGGCTTCGCCGGCGCGGCGCTTGCCGCCACCGCCCACACCGAAGGCGGCCCGCCCGATGGCAACCGCCTCTACGGCACCGGCGCCATCCTCCTGTCGGCCGTACTCTATGCGCTCAATATCGTCCTCCTCCGCCTGCGGACGAAAGAGGAAGACAGCCTGACGCTGGTGACGTTCATGAACGTGTTCCCGGCCCTGTTCCTGCTGCCCTTCATGCTGCTGTTCAGCAAATGGACGCCGGAGGCGCATTCCTGGGGCGCCATGACCGGGGTCGCCTTCCTCGGCATCGGCATCTGGTGGCTGATGACCCTCGCCTATGCCAAGGCCAAGGCGCAGACCCTGGCACCGTTCGAATATACCGGCCTCATCTGGTCGGCCCTGCTCGGCTACGCCTTCTTCCAGGAAGTGCCCGGCTGGCGCGTCTATGCCGGCGCCGCCATCATTATCGGCGCTTGCCTCGTAGTTGCCTTCGACACCCATTTCGCTGCGCGCCGCGAAGCGAAGATGCCGGCTAGCGACATCCTGACCTGA
- a CDS encoding DUF1003 domain-containing protein, whose translation MIIETVVSLVNAALHGPGGKEKSERAVAAFRSRRPLVPDANAKIDAAASRGDRLADTIAQVGGSWPFIIGFLLFLLVWIVTNALLLGGGDRFDPYPFIFLNLVLSMLAALQAPIIMMSQNRQAAKDRLVANTDYEVNLKAELEILALHEKIDRLQAQQAEEFARLNNLIETGRA comes from the coding sequence ATGATCATTGAGACGGTTGTCAGCCTTGTGAACGCGGCGCTGCATGGGCCGGGCGGCAAGGAAAAATCCGAGCGCGCGGTGGCGGCGTTCAGGTCGCGCCGGCCGCTGGTGCCCGACGCCAATGCCAAGATCGACGCGGCTGCTTCGCGGGGTGACCGGCTGGCCGACACGATCGCGCAGGTGGGTGGATCGTGGCCGTTCATCATCGGTTTCCTGCTGTTCCTGCTTGTCTGGATCGTGACCAACGCCCTGCTGCTGGGGGGCGGTGACCGGTTTGATCCGTACCCGTTCATTTTCCTCAATCTTGTGCTGTCGATGCTGGCGGCGCTGCAGGCACCGATCATCATGATGAGCCAGAACCGGCAGGCCGCAAAGGACCGGCTGGTGGCGAACACCGACTACGAGGTGAACCTCAAGGCGGAGCTGGAAATCCTCGCGTTGCACGAGAAGATCGACCGGCTGCAGGCGCAGCAGGCAGAGGAGTTTGCGCGGCTAAACAACCTGATCGAGACCGGCCGGGCCTGA
- a CDS encoding branched-chain amino acid aminotransferase yields the protein MAAAPYDDRDGYIWMDGAFVPWRDAKVHVLTHALHYASSVFEGERAYGGKIFRSLDHSKRLHRSAGIMGFDIPFSVDQVEKAKTEALAKSGLESAYVRAVAWRGSEMMGVSAQNNTIHLAVAVWNWGDYFADKMKGIRLTHAQWRRPAPDTAPCEAKAAGLYMICTLSKHAAEKAGYQDALMLDYRGQIAEATGANIFFVRDGVLHTPTPDCFLNGLTRQTTIALAKARKIEVVERAIFPNELSTFSECFITGSAAELTPVAEIGEHRYKPGAISEALVNDYSALCNGKLELAL from the coding sequence ATGGCTGCTGCCCCCTATGATGACCGCGACGGATACATCTGGATGGACGGCGCTTTCGTGCCGTGGCGCGATGCCAAGGTACACGTGCTGACGCACGCGCTCCACTACGCCTCCTCGGTGTTCGAGGGTGAGCGGGCCTATGGCGGCAAGATCTTCCGGTCGCTCGACCATTCGAAGCGCCTGCACCGCTCGGCCGGGATCATGGGGTTCGACATCCCGTTCAGCGTCGACCAGGTCGAGAAGGCCAAGACCGAAGCGCTGGCGAAATCCGGCCTCGAGAGCGCCTATGTGCGCGCGGTGGCCTGGCGCGGCTCCGAGATGATGGGCGTCTCGGCCCAGAACAACACCATCCACCTCGCGGTGGCCGTCTGGAACTGGGGCGATTATTTCGCTGACAAGATGAAAGGCATCCGCCTGACCCACGCCCAGTGGCGCCGGCCGGCGCCGGACACGGCGCCCTGCGAAGCCAAGGCGGCGGGCCTCTACATGATCTGCACGCTGTCGAAGCATGCCGCCGAGAAGGCGGGCTACCAGGACGCCCTGATGCTCGACTATCGCGGGCAGATTGCCGAGGCGACGGGAGCGAACATCTTCTTCGTGCGCGACGGCGTGCTGCATACGCCGACGCCGGACTGCTTCCTGAACGGCCTGACCCGTCAGACGACGATTGCCCTCGCCAAGGCGCGCAAGATCGAAGTGGTGGAACGGGCGATCTTCCCGAACGAGCTGTCGACATTCAGCGAGTGTTTCATCACCGGTTCGGCGGCGGAGCTGACGCCGGTGGCGGAGATCGGCGAGCACCGCTACAAGCCGGGCGCAATTTCCGAGGCGCTGGTGAACGACTATTCGGCGCTGTGCAACGGCAAGCTCGAACTGGCGCTGTAA
- a CDS encoding winged helix-turn-helix transcriptional regulator, translating to MPAHVNLNRPFDPRLFLTDQELDRSAGLLISGASTLARAAEQARKKAGLSKPELQILMAVRYQPGQTVSELRSLLGMTVPTFARLIGRLDERGLIERARQAGDARRRKLTLSDAGVTLTTPLAIEVRERLRLAFRASGPEAVAGARSLLEALVR from the coding sequence ATGCCCGCGCACGTCAACCTGAACCGACCTTTTGACCCCCGGCTGTTCCTGACAGACCAGGAGCTGGACCGCAGTGCCGGCCTCCTGATTTCAGGCGCATCCACGCTCGCCCGGGCCGCCGAACAGGCCCGGAAGAAGGCGGGTTTGAGCAAGCCAGAGCTGCAAATTCTCATGGCCGTACGCTACCAGCCGGGCCAGACCGTCAGCGAGCTGCGCAGCCTGCTCGGCATGACCGTGCCCACTTTTGCCCGCCTGATCGGCCGTCTCGACGAACGGGGCCTGATCGAGCGCGCCCGCCAGGCCGGCGATGCCCGCCGCCGCAAGCTGACGCTGTCGGATGCCGGCGTCACGCTCACCACGCCGCTGGCCATCGAAGTGCGCGAACGCCTGCGCCTCGCCTTTCGCGCCAGCGGTCCGGAAGCCGTCGCCGGTGCCCGCTCCCTGCTCGAAGCGCTGGTCCGGTAG